Proteins encoded by one window of Rhodopirellula islandica:
- a CDS encoding beta-ketoacyl-[acyl-carrier-protein] synthase family protein yields the protein MNRSDIVITGVGVVSSIGLGREAFTQSLLQANSGVIELVDSTVGDRNATARFKFEEGHSGPTQPESAVEIGAPITEFDPKQYVKPRKALKVMCREIQTSFAASQMAIEDAGLTSLLPAEPAELAKKSGRIAVERIGTVFGSEMLYGDPEELADAFAACKTEADEIDRSKFGNAAMRSITPLWMLKYLPNMPACHVGIAVNSHGPNNTLTVGDVSGPNAVLESCGYLRRGIADIMVAAAAGSRMNTTRTMFTEDQPLTGASDPVCRSSRPHAKDAQGIVRGEGAACLILESGESASSGNRKPIARVLGMASRFVPSAAFAAGQFTSSSEKNAGRGSSAAIEIAIQAALSDAGLTANDIGLVVGHGMGDPVIDAQEAEAITKALPGVPVTLPIGLLGHTGAATGMLGLIAAVVAAQRGVAPPVAHASDCPEPLNVVASSTPLTQPNVIALSHTSHGSATAIIVSAT from the coding sequence ATGAACCGCAGTGACATCGTGATCACCGGCGTCGGTGTGGTTTCATCGATTGGTTTGGGGCGGGAAGCCTTCACGCAATCTCTGCTCCAAGCGAACAGCGGAGTCATCGAACTGGTCGATTCCACGGTGGGCGATCGGAATGCAACGGCTCGGTTCAAGTTTGAGGAAGGCCACTCGGGACCGACCCAGCCCGAATCTGCGGTCGAGATTGGCGCCCCGATCACCGAATTTGACCCCAAGCAGTACGTCAAACCGCGAAAAGCGTTGAAGGTGATGTGCCGCGAAATCCAGACGTCCTTCGCCGCCTCCCAGATGGCGATCGAGGACGCGGGTCTGACCTCGCTGCTTCCCGCTGAACCGGCCGAACTAGCCAAGAAGTCGGGACGCATCGCCGTCGAACGAATTGGGACTGTGTTTGGCAGTGAAATGCTGTACGGGGATCCCGAGGAACTCGCCGACGCCTTTGCGGCCTGCAAAACCGAAGCCGATGAGATCGATCGTTCCAAGTTTGGAAACGCGGCGATGCGGTCGATCACGCCGCTGTGGATGTTGAAGTACCTGCCCAACATGCCTGCCTGTCACGTTGGGATCGCCGTCAATTCGCATGGTCCCAACAACACCTTGACCGTCGGCGATGTCTCCGGCCCCAACGCGGTCCTGGAATCCTGTGGCTACCTGCGTCGTGGGATCGCGGACATCATGGTCGCCGCCGCGGCCGGGTCGCGGATGAACACCACCCGAACGATGTTCACCGAAGATCAACCGCTCACAGGTGCATCGGATCCTGTCTGCCGCAGCAGTCGCCCTCACGCAAAAGACGCTCAGGGAATCGTACGAGGCGAAGGAGCGGCGTGCTTGATCTTGGAATCGGGGGAATCTGCCTCGTCGGGAAATCGCAAGCCCATCGCCAGGGTTCTGGGAATGGCTTCGCGTTTTGTTCCCTCCGCTGCGTTTGCTGCGGGGCAGTTCACCAGTTCATCTGAAAAGAACGCTGGACGCGGGTCATCCGCCGCGATTGAAATTGCCATCCAAGCTGCCTTGTCCGACGCCGGATTGACGGCCAACGACATCGGGTTGGTGGTTGGACACGGCATGGGCGACCCGGTGATTGACGCTCAAGAAGCTGAAGCGATTACGAAGGCTTTGCCGGGTGTGCCGGTGACTTTGCCCATCGGATTGCTGGGGCACACTGGTGCGGCGACAGGAATGCTGGGCCTCATTGCCGCAGTGGTTGCCGCCCAACGAGGCGTGGCACCGCCAGTGGCTCATGCTTCGGATTGCCCGGAGCCTTTGAATGTCGTCGCCTCATCGACTCCGTTGACCCAGCCCAATGTGATCGCGTTGTCGCACACATCCCATGGATCAGCGACTGCGATCATCGTTTCCGCAACTTGA
- a CDS encoding OsmC family protein → MSVEITAVYQGQLHCEATHGPSGTQLLTDAPTDNGGRGASFSPSDLVATALGTCVMTIMGLVADRHELDLSGTTIRVEKEMASTPVRRIASLKTRVAFPAGLELLPEMRDRLIAAARKCPVHQSLHPDIDAPIDFVDLD, encoded by the coding sequence ATGTCCGTTGAAATCACTGCGGTTTATCAAGGTCAACTTCACTGCGAAGCCACTCACGGGCCCAGCGGGACTCAACTGCTCACTGACGCGCCCACCGACAACGGTGGACGCGGTGCCTCATTTTCTCCGTCCGATTTGGTTGCCACCGCATTGGGGACTTGCGTGATGACAATCATGGGATTGGTGGCGGATCGGCACGAGCTTGACTTGAGTGGAACAACCATTCGCGTCGAAAAGGAAATGGCCAGCACTCCGGTTCGCCGAATTGCCAGCCTCAAAACTCGGGTTGCGTTTCCGGCAGGTTTGGAATTGCTACCCGAGATGCGAGATCGACTGATTGCGGCGGCACGGAAATGCCCCGTTCATCAAAGTTTGCATCCGGACATTGACGCACCAATCGATTTTGTCGACCTAGATTGA
- a CDS encoding MFS transporter: MDNRKKLLIAGILTLIAAGIGFGVRGGLLGIWAGQYGFTMTELGQITGGGLVGFGVVILFAGFLIDVIGYKKLLMAALVCHVVSAAMLFMATPVFNASGKDAVYAILYWSMFIFAVGNGICEAVINPLTATLFPDQKTHYLNILHAGWPAGLVLGGLIVFASSIVAWEILMAAFLIPVLIYGFIVLTETFPQTAAQGGNISYGGMIGRLIGPFFLILLLAHACVGYVELGTDSWINKITGSILNSESTGTTLFIYTSLLMTILRFFAGPIVHRISSLGLLLVSAVIGACGLYLISIGTNVGFMFLAASVYAVGKTFLWPTMLGVLGERYPNSATVGMAIMGCVGMLSAGLLGGPGIGYKQDYYASQQLEQAAPETFERVKAPNENQFLVFPAITGLDGAKSKMIQDSGAAIEADRELAGEDWDDPKYEELRKQYTWWETNKEFAVVDSEPVSVATLYGSRMALRVTALVPCTMAVLYLILLVGFKAPKHENEELVAELEAEAPA, from the coding sequence ATGGACAATCGCAAGAAACTGCTAATCGCTGGAATTCTAACCCTCATCGCCGCTGGGATCGGGTTTGGGGTTCGCGGGGGTTTGCTGGGGATCTGGGCTGGCCAATACGGATTCACCATGACGGAACTCGGACAGATCACCGGTGGTGGTTTGGTCGGCTTCGGGGTCGTGATTCTGTTCGCAGGCTTCTTGATCGACGTGATCGGATACAAAAAGTTGCTGATGGCGGCACTTGTGTGTCACGTTGTTTCGGCAGCAATGTTGTTCATGGCGACGCCGGTGTTCAACGCCAGCGGCAAGGACGCCGTCTACGCCATTCTGTACTGGTCGATGTTTATTTTTGCGGTCGGAAATGGGATTTGCGAGGCGGTGATCAACCCGCTGACGGCAACCTTGTTCCCTGATCAAAAGACGCACTACCTCAACATTCTGCACGCCGGCTGGCCAGCTGGTTTGGTGCTCGGCGGACTGATCGTGTTTGCCTCCAGCATTGTCGCTTGGGAAATCTTGATGGCGGCGTTCTTGATCCCTGTTTTGATCTATGGGTTCATCGTTTTGACGGAAACGTTCCCGCAAACTGCTGCCCAGGGCGGCAACATCTCTTACGGTGGCATGATTGGTCGCCTGATCGGCCCGTTCTTCCTGATCTTGCTGCTCGCTCACGCTTGCGTTGGATACGTTGAACTCGGCACCGACAGCTGGATCAATAAGATCACCGGCAGCATCCTGAACAGCGAAAGCACCGGAACGACCCTGTTCATCTACACGTCCTTGTTGATGACGATCTTGCGATTCTTCGCTGGCCCCATTGTCCACCGGATTTCGTCGCTTGGTTTGCTCTTGGTCAGTGCCGTCATCGGTGCCTGTGGTCTCTACCTGATCAGCATCGGCACGAACGTTGGCTTCATGTTCTTGGCCGCTTCGGTTTACGCCGTGGGCAAAACGTTCCTTTGGCCAACCATGTTGGGCGTCCTGGGCGAACGTTATCCCAACAGTGCCACCGTCGGCATGGCAATCATGGGCTGCGTCGGAATGCTCTCGGCAGGTTTGTTGGGCGGTCCCGGCATTGGTTACAAACAGGATTACTACGCTTCTCAGCAGTTGGAACAAGCCGCTCCGGAAACGTTTGAGCGGGTCAAGGCTCCCAATGAGAACCAGTTCTTGGTCTTCCCCGCCATCACCGGTCTGGATGGAGCCAAGTCCAAGATGATCCAGGACTCGGGAGCCGCGATCGAAGCGGACCGGGAATTGGCTGGCGAAGACTGGGACGACCCCAAATACGAAGAATTGCGAAAGCAATACACTTGGTGGGAAACCAACAAGGAATTCGCGGTAGTCGACAGCGAACCTGTTTCAGTCGCAACGTTGTATGGCAGCCGAATGGCTCTGCGTGTGACCGCTTTGGTGCCTTGCACGATGGCAGTCCTCTACCTGATCTTGCTGGTCGGCTTCAAAGCTCCCAAGCATGAAAATGAAGAGTTGGTTGCGGAACTGGAAGCGGAAGCTCCAGCCTGA
- a CDS encoding sigma-70 family RNA polymerase sigma factor — MTLSESLEQDELSLLKKSRRKTPTRRSEAAQSPLETYLREINETPLLCAAEELELAARIAQGDVMARDQMVRANLRLVVNISRGYTGKGLGLQDLIEEGNLGLLRAVEGFDPIHGTRFSTYASYWIKQSIKRALINSAKTIRIPAYMVELLSKWRRATARLNEELGRTPTNEEVARVLGLPKKKLPIIRKAIKINNSTPQSDQTEAGWSLGDMVQDDRLKAPDEEMLDHDILKHAMSLLGDLEERESTVLKLRFGLGGVEPMTLKEIGAELGLTRERVRQIETEALRRLADGLTDPRDRGF, encoded by the coding sequence ATGACATTATCCGAATCTCTGGAGCAGGACGAACTCTCGCTGCTGAAAAAGAGTCGCCGCAAAACGCCGACACGCCGAAGTGAAGCGGCTCAGTCGCCCTTGGAAACGTACCTTCGCGAAATCAACGAAACCCCGTTGTTGTGCGCCGCGGAAGAACTCGAACTCGCGGCCCGCATCGCTCAAGGCGACGTGATGGCTCGCGACCAAATGGTTCGTGCAAACCTGCGGTTGGTCGTGAACATCTCGCGTGGTTACACGGGCAAAGGTCTCGGACTGCAGGATTTGATCGAAGAGGGGAACCTGGGGTTGTTGCGTGCGGTCGAAGGGTTTGACCCAATCCACGGGACTCGGTTCAGCACCTATGCAAGTTACTGGATCAAGCAGTCCATCAAACGGGCGCTCATCAACTCAGCCAAAACCATTCGCATTCCAGCGTACATGGTGGAGTTGTTGAGCAAGTGGCGCCGAGCGACCGCACGCTTGAACGAAGAACTGGGACGCACGCCAACCAACGAAGAAGTGGCTCGCGTGCTCGGGTTGCCCAAGAAGAAGTTGCCGATCATTCGCAAGGCGATCAAGATCAACAACTCAACGCCGCAAAGCGATCAGACCGAGGCGGGATGGTCGTTGGGCGACATGGTGCAGGACGATCGACTGAAGGCTCCTGACGAGGAGATGCTCGATCACGACATCCTCAAACACGCGATGAGTTTGCTGGGGGACTTGGAAGAACGCGAATCCACCGTTCTGAAGCTGCGGTTTGGGTTGGGCGGCGTCGAACCGATGACGTTGAAAGAAATCGGTGCTGAGCTGGGGCTGACGCGAGAACGAGTTCGCCAGATCGAAACGGAAGCCTTGCGTCGTTTAGCCGATGGGTTGACGGATCCCCGCGATCGCGGTTTCTAA